The Penaeus monodon isolate SGIC_2016 chromosome 24, NSTDA_Pmon_1, whole genome shotgun sequence DNA segment AATATATTTAGATACCTGTCTTGGCTAATGTTCGACCTGAGaccaatgtaaaaataataaacttaatTTACTTCTAGTTAaggaattaattttgttttttatcctgaAAGTTTTCAGTTAAAGtcagttttttttcagtttccttaCCGTTTAATATCTTATGCCAAACTTNNNNNNNNNNNNNNNNNNTAGGCCTGTAAAATCTACCAGGCCGTCTTGCCACAAAATCTCCTGTACTGCACGTCTATAACTTCATGTAACTTTCATATAGTGTTGTACCCTACTCTTTAGCATCAGAGACCTTTCTTAAGCTTTGATAAATCACTTATCGTCCCTTTATATTTCCGTGTATGTTTCGCCTATTTGCTCTTTTTAATTTCTATAATTACGTGATCACTTTTTCTCGGTGCGACATGTCNNNNNNNNNNNNNNNNNNNNNNNNNNNNNNNNNNNNNNNNNNNNNNNNNNNNNNNNNNNNNNNNNNNNNNNNNNNNNNNNNNNTATTTGATAAAACTTTTATGTTCACAATATAGGATAATTTTTTACTCCAAACTGACACACTCGGtctgaaaaaaaatcgaatggcGTTTCATGTTTTTATAACCACTGATATTTTTAGTGTGTATAGCTTATAATNNNNNNNNNNNNNNNNNNNNNNNNNNNNNNNNNNNNNNNNNNNNNNNNNNNNNNNNNNNNNNNNNNNNNNNNNNNNNNNNNNNNNNNNNNNNNNNNNNNNNNNNNNNNNNNNNNNNNNNNNNNNNNNNNNNNNNNNNNNNNNNNNNNNNNNNNNNNNNNNNNNNNNNNNNNNNNNNNNNNNNNNNNNNNNNNNNNNNNNNNNNNNNNNNNNNNNNNNNNNNNNNNNNNNNNNNNNNNNNNNNNNNNNNNNNNNNNNNNNNNNNNNNNNNNNNNNNNNNNNNNNNNNNNNNNNNNNNNNNNNNNNNNNNNNNNNNNNNNNNNNNNGAAAATGCAACATTCTGATAATCCTATTGTGCCTTACCTAGGAGTAGCTAAAACTAGTTGAATATTTTCTTTTGACTAAAAGTATTTGGATATGCAAACCAACATAAATAATCATAGATACATTTTATATgtgaaataacagagaaaatacaCGCTGATAAATAATTAATTGTACATAGAAAACAATCTGATAATGTGAGGAAGGAAAGTCGGGTAAATCCCGTTTTCTCTTCGCTACAAAAGAAACCGGAATccgattcccgttttctgttaagGAAAATATCCTAAAACATcctaaatataatcaatatatttaacTTATCTGTGCAAACAAGCTATCCGAACAGACAAAAAGTGTAACAAGGGAGATCAATTTGCAAATAAACTTGCCATTCTTTTCAGTTGAGCATAGAAGAGACCGACAATAACGNNNNNNNNNNNNNNNNNNNNNNTGGAATCCACTTCAAAATTCCACAccccattttttctcctccttttcaccctccaattccccttccttctagcctttcctcttcctcctttcttccaccttactctactctctctctccactcctccctacGCCCTTCCTCAGCTGGTGAGAGTGGCGTACGTCGAGAGGAACCTGAGGACGCCGCCAAGGGAAAACGGGCACTTCGGATATTGCAGCTGGCAGtttcctccagagcgacccatcTTGACCGCCTGCGTGAAGGACGAGTGACCTACCATGACCTCTAGTAGCTCGCTCCTGCAGACAAAATGGGGAGACTGTTATTAGTACAGTTTAGACAATTTTTTTTAGGGTCGGAGTTGGATGATTATATTAAGGTATTTTGGATttgattatatatacgtatgtctatTTTGGGTGATTAAATGTGGCAAATTGATATAAAGGCGTTGCAtctaattatatacttttattttgtaattagaTGAAAGCAAGAAGGGTAAATTGCATATTAAGATTTTCTGCCTGTCCCACTCGCTGTGTgatatatttgtagtatatgatagtatattactatttatattggtGAATGGTAGCCCATGTTCATTAATAGTCTTTataagtaaaatagataaaaaacagacaagcaagaaaaataataatgacaataataatattgacaaataacataattaaaagCATGATTATCAGAAATATGACTAAGATATCTGAAGGACTGTAATATAAACTTATAGGTGGCTTGTCCATGGCCCAGGGAACCGTTGTTTACAATGAACCAGATCTATCGTaaacaatttcccttttcttttgaaaatttgtGGTATACTTATTCATTTCAGATGGAGGTTTGCTCTCCATTAGCAACTCGTATTTACCATCCATAGCTNNNNNNNNNNNNNNNNNNNNNNNNNNNNNNNNNNNNNNNNNNNNNNNNNNNNNNNNNNNNNNNNNNNNNNNNNNNNNNNNNNNNNNNNNNNNNNNNNNNNNNNNNNNNNNNNNNNNNNNNNNNNNNNNNNNNNNNNNNNNNNNNNNNNNNNNNNNNNNNNNNNNNNNNNNNNNNNNNNNTCACTATTCCATCTCCTTTATATCTACGAGATATTTGCATAATTCACGGCCAGACCTTGCTTGTGGATTATGCAAAGGACTTTTTTTAAATACCTCAGAACCTNNNNNNNNNNNNNNNNNNNNNNNNNNNNNNNNNNNNNNNNNNNNNNNNNNNNNNNNNNNNNNNNNNNNNNNNNNNNNNNNNNNNNNNNNNNNNNNNNNNNNNNNNNNNNNNNNNNNNNNNNNNNNNNNNNNNNNNNNNNNNNNNNNNNNNNNNNNNNNNNNNNNNNNNNNNNNNNNNNNNNNNNNNNNNNNNNNNNNNNNNNNACCTGGCCAGTCCCGAGACAATCATCTGCGTGGCCCCGGCGTCTCCCTCGCTCACGCTGGCGTCGGAGGAGGCCACGTAGGAGCAGACGGCGCGCTGGAGGCAGGAGGTGGAGTCGAGGTCGTACTGCGCGAGGGCGTCGTCCAGCTGGTTCAGGATGGAGGTGAAGGGCGCCACGGGGAGCAGGCCTTCTCCtgagggaggcgaagagggagggtgagaatggggattaggcaggagggagggtgagaatggggaataggaggagggagggtgagaatggggaataggaggagggagggtgagaatggggaataggaggaggagggtgagaatggggaataggaggagggagggtgagaatggggaataggaggagggagggtgagaatggggaataggaggagggagggtgagaatggggaataggaggagggagggtgagatgggaaaggaggaggagggtgagaatggggaataggagagggaggggagaatgggaataggagaggaggtgagaatggggaataggaggagggagggtgagaatggggaataggaggagggagggtaagaaggaggaTTGGGATAGATCTCCTGTTATTCTGGTGNNNNNNNNNNNNNNNNNNNNNNNNNNNNNNNNNNNNNNNNNNNNNNNNNNNNNNNNNNNNNNNNNNNNNNNNNNNNNNNNNNNNNNNNNNNNNNNNNNNNNNNNNNNNNNNNNNNNNNNNNNNNNNNNNNNNNNNNCAATATGTAGATAATTCTGCATCTTGTCTTCGACATCCAAACACATTTCTTNNNNNNNNNNNNNNNNNNNNNNNNNNNNNNNNNNNNNNNNNNNNNNNNNNNNNNNNNNNNNNNNNNNNNNNNNNNNNNNNNNNNNNNNNNNNNNNNNNNNNNNNNNNNNNNNNNNNNNNNNNNNNNNNNNNNNNNNNNNNNNNNNNNNNNNNNNNNNNNNNNNNNNNNNNNNNNNNNNNNNNNNNNNNNNNNNNNNNNNNNNNNNNNNNNNNNNNNNNNNNNNNNNNNNNNNNNNNNNNNNNNNNNNNNNNNNNNNNNNNNNNNNNNNNNNNNNNNNNNNNNNNNNNNNNNNNNNNNNNNNNNNNNNNNNNNNNNNNNNNNTTTTCCTTNNNNNNNNNNNNNNNNNNNNNNNNNNNNNNNNNNNNNNNNNNNNNNNNNNNNNNNNNNNNNNTTCCATACCTGAATCGAGGTTCCTGGCGTACGACGAGGGCGCCGCATACCCGAAGGCTGGCTCAGCGTCCTGCCCCTTGTACCCGCCCGCGCCGTTCACCCCGGTCAGCCTCAGCGCCGAGGTGAAGGAGGCCAGGAAGGTCATGAGCTGCGGCAGGAGGAGCGTGGCCAGGAGCACGGCGCCCCCGACGGCCAGGACGGAGGGCCAGTTGATCGCGAGGAGGGAGCTGAGGGCGGAGGTGGTGGAGGCCGTGAGGTCGCTGCTCATGGAGGCCAAGGAGGTCATGGGGATCGACAGGAAGGGCACGGTGAAGCTCAGGCCCAgctgcaggggggggagggggagagaggggaagaggggtgattAATCGCTTGTTGGTAATTAGGTTAATCN contains these protein-coding regions:
- the LOC119588988 gene encoding uncharacterized protein LOC119588988, whose amino-acid sequence is MFFEIILGISALQMVASQSIQVSPSYSGGSVAFPHYATQYGKDLLVAETSQQVVKAVPPPNQVPRSSYRSTDPSQIRKSGSGFGVLSDVYQPLNYDEDDSKLDASQYDLFPDTPEDTGPRQSYGAPNPGVPKSGNRNQTARFFTLNTSRQTLDLGLSFTVPFLSIPMTSLASMSSDLTASTTSALSSLLAINWPSVLAVGGAVLLATLLLPQLMTFLASFTSALRLTGVNGAGGYKGQDAEPAFGYAAPSSYARNLDSGEGLLPVAPFTSILNQLDDALAQYDLDSTSCLQRAVCSYVASSDASVSEGDAGATQMIVSGLARSELLEVMVGHSSFTQAVKMGRSGGNCQLQYPKCPFSLGGVLRFLSTYATLTS